From one Lolium rigidum isolate FL_2022 chromosome 4, APGP_CSIRO_Lrig_0.1, whole genome shotgun sequence genomic stretch:
- the LOC124648303 gene encoding WRKY transcription factor 23-like: MASHDQQHHRHFSGDFQFNNDDLASLFAQRPADAISSPMQMMQQQPWFFPDYLQTPPLDFGADAFGARDDFGDVTAGGGGVEEVVKMELQAVDVAGMPGGGPGGTAAPMTPHSVSVSSTSSEACGAVGGDEEGAGKCKKEDQGEGDESKEAQEALAAAANQGGGGGDGEDKKKGVGGNGKGKGAKGEKRPRQPRFAFMTKSEVDHLEDGYRWRKYGQKAVKNSPFPRSYYRCTTQKCPVKKRVERSYQDAAVVITTYEGKHIHPIPATLRGSAAHHLLSAHAHGLHYPHFRMPAPQPAPGAAFPPDGVFGNFLQQQQQQQVQGGGGHHAAMQQAMQQQQLAAAESAMRQVNAAAAAMGAGGASSGSAATAAGAPLRMEHFMSQDYGLLQDMLMPSSFVHSNGTANNSHNNHNRR; the protein is encoded by the exons ATGGCGAGCCATGACCAGCAGCACCACCGCCACTTCTCCGGCGACTTTCAGTTCAACAACGACGACCTGGCCTCGCTCTTCGCGCAGCGGCCCGCCGACGCCATCTCGTCGCCGAtgcagatgatgcagcagcagcCGTGGTTCTTCCCCGACTACCTGCAGACGCCGCCGCTCGACTTTGGCGCCGACGCGTTCGGCGCGAGGGACGACTTCGGCGACGTgacggctggcggcggcggcgtcgaggaggTTGTGAAGATGGAGCTGCAAGCGGTGGACGTCGCGGGGATGCCTGGCGGCGGGCCGGGCGGAACGGCGGCGCCGATGACGCCACACAGCGTGTCGGTTTCCTCGACCTCGAGCGAGGCCTGCGGCGCGGTGGGTGGGGACGAGGAGGGTGCCGGGAAGTGCAAGAAGGAGGATCAGGGCGAGGGCGACGAGAGCAAGGAGGCCCAGgaggcgttggcggcggcggccaatcAGGGAGGAGGTGGTGGGGATGGAGAGGACAAGAAGAAAGG GGTGGGTGGCAATGGGAAGGGGAAAGGCGCCAAGGGGGAGAAGCGGCCGCGGCAGCCACGTTTCGCGTTCATGACCAAGAGCGAGGTTGACCATCTCGAGGACGGCTACCGCTGGCGCAAGTACGGCCAGAAGGCCGTCAAGAACAGCCCATTCCCGAG GAGCTACTACCGGTGCACGACGCAGAAGTGTCCGGTGAAGAAGCGGGTGGAGCGGTCGTACCAAGACGCCGCCGTGGTGATCACCACCTACGAGGGCAAGCACATCCACCCCATCCCGGCCACGCTCCGCGGCAGCGCCGCCCACCACCTCCTTTCCGCGCACGCCCACGGCCTCCACTACCCCCACTTCCGGATGCCCGCGCCGCAGCCGGCTCCCGGCGCAGCCTTCCCTCCCGACGGCGTCTTCGGCAACTTcctacagcagcagcagcagcagcaagtccAAGGCGGCGGGGGGCACCACGCCGCCATGCAGCAGgcgatgcagcagcagcagctcgccgCTGCGGAATCGGCGATGCGGCAAGTGAAcgcggcagcggcggccatgggcgCGGGTGGCGCGAGCTCGGGGTCTGCTGCTACGGCAGCTGGTGCGCCGCTGCGGATGGAGCACTTCATGTCGCAGGACTACGGCCTGCTGCAGGACATGCTCATGCCATCGTCCTTCGTCCACAGCAACGGCACCGCCAACAACAGCCATAACAACCACAACCGCCGTTGA